Below is a window of Methanocaldococcus jannaschii DSM 2661 DNA.
TTCATTATTTCACCTATTTTTTGATGACTATTCTAAATCTACTCTCTGTTTCTTCAGCTAAAACAACTGTATAGCCGTTATTTTCAGCAAATCTTTTTATGTTTTCTAATGCTGGTTTGTAGTCCCCTACAACCTCTAACTCTTCTCCTTCATTCAATTCTTCTAAAGCCTTTTTTGTCTTTAAAACTGGAACTGGGCAGATGTCTCCAGTAACATCAAGTTTTTTCATAGCTATCACCATGAGATTTTTAATAAAAGTAGGTTTAAAAAGTATAAAAAATTAATCTGAAAAAAGTTTAATTGCTTAGTTGGTTATTAGAGTTTTTAATGGCTATTTTTATAAGCTTTTTATTTAATTTTATAGTTTCTTGCGTTTGTCTTTTACTACCCTAAATGTTTAGAAGAATAGTCTTCTGAATTTTTAAAAGAGGAAGCTATTTATACATTTAGAAACAATTAAGTTTTATTAGTTTGAGAGGAGATTTTTAATTTGGTGATAATTATGCCAACTAAAACTATAACTCTAAAAGTTCCTTCCAATATTTCAAAGAAAAAGATTGAAGAGGCTATTAAAAAGCTTGAATTGGAGGAAAAATACAAGAAAACTGAGAATTTTAAACTATTTGTTAAAGATGAAGATTTAAAGATGAAAATTTACAAAATAGCTGAATTTGTTGAAGATTATTTAAAGAAAAAATATTCTGATGAGGAATTTGAGATTGTTTTAGATTATGATGGAATTGATGATAAGGTAGTTGTGGAGATAGTTTTTAAGAAGAAATTGGATAAAAGGGAGTTAAAGGATATAAAAGTTATTATAAGAAAGCTAAAGGAGATTATATTTGATGCTTGGAGAAAAGTTGATGAGAAATACCCAGATATGCGTGGATTTTTAATTGTTACCTCTGACTTGGAGGTGTTGTAAGTGTTTAATATTGATGAATTTAAAGAAATAGCTGAAAAGCTACCAACTTTCAAATCTCTACCAAATGAAGGAAAATACCGAACTGCTATTGGGAGATACTACTATTGTATCTTTTTAAAACTTAGAGAGATTGTTAAAGAGATTGAGCAAGATAGAGAAGATGGGATTTATGAACTTTTAAATAGTGGAAAGGCACATAAAGCATTACCAGCATATTTCAGAACTTTATCTGATAAAATTAGAGTAGATAATTTGAAGAATGATTTAATAACTTTGGCTGAAGCTCTTGAAGATTTAAGGAAATTAAGAAATATGTGTGATTATGATGTTGATGTTTCCATATCATTTACTAAAGTCATTGAAGCTGAGATAGATATAGAAATTATAGAGCAAACAATAACTAACCTCTCTTATCAAAAACCAAAAAGTAAAACCAAAATTGTTGGATTAAAAAATGTTCTTGAATATTTTAAGGATAAAGATAACCTACCAACTTATAACGAAGTCATTAACATTATGTATAGACGAAGATAATTATGACAGAAAAAAATACAAAACCAGATTGGTTAGTAAAAACAAAAGAGATTACTTATGAGGTTAAATTTTATAAACCATAAATTGTTCGGAAAAAATTCGTTAATTCTGTTTATTATGATAAATCATGACAATTTTATCCATAAAAATAGTCCAAACTACTCTTTTTTTATTCTGTAAATTTCGTTAGTTTAAAACAAAATAGGTGCAATTGCAGATATTATAATCAACCCAGCTAATATGTATCCCATGATTTTTGTTAATTCACTTCCAGTATATGGCCTTGTTAAATCTCTTTTTATGCTTTCTAATTCTTCAAATTCCCCATCATTTACATGTATGTGTTGTAACTTCACTTCCATATTCTCACCCTACCTATTGTTGTTTTAATAGGACTTTCGCAGGAAATAAAGTTTTATTGTATATAGACACCCTTTGGGTGTCTAAGTTCCAAACTTAATATATAAACTGCGAAAGTCCTATTCACTTATATCATTGAAAAAAGTCATATATATGCTTTTTT
It encodes the following:
- a CDS encoding multidrug effflux MFS transporter, which produces MEVKLQHIHVNDGEFEELESIKRDLTRPYTGSELTKIMGYILAGLIIISAIAPILF
- a CDS encoding sulfurtransferase TusA family protein, yielding MKKLDVTGDICPVPVLKTKKALEELNEGEELEVVGDYKPALENIKRFAENNGYTVVLAEETESRFRIVIKK